From the Bacteroidota bacterium genome, the window ATTATGATGGCGAACAACGAAATCGGAACGCTTGCTCCGATTAGAAAAATTGGTGAGATGTGCCGGAAGCGGAACATCATCTTTCACACCGATGCAACCCAGGCTGTGGGGAAAATTCCGGTAGATGTAAAGGCGATGAATGTTGATCTGGTTTCCTTCAGTTCTCATAAACTGTACGGCCCGAAAGGTATCGGCGCATTATTTGTCCGAAATGCAACACCGAGTCTACGGGTCTTGCCACAGATTGATGGGGGAGGACACGAAAGCGGCTTGCGCTCCGGGACATTGAATGTTCCTGCGATTGTCGGGTTCGGCGAGGCAGCAAAGGTTGCGCAAGCCGGGATGGAGGATGAAAGCGTCCGGACAAGAAATCTACGCAATCGTCTGGAGAATGGAATTCTCACTCAAGTGCCCGACAGTTTTGTCAACGGCCATCCGATGAGCCGCCTCCCCAATAATTCCAATATTACTTTCAGGTTTGCTGAAGCCGACAGGATTATGATGGAGATGAAGGATGTCGCCGTGTCGTCCGGTTCGGCTTGTTCGAGTTCCGAGTCCGAACCGTCGCATGTACTCAGAGCAATAGGGCTGAGCAACGAAGAAGCAAAGAGTTCCATCCGCATCGGGGTGGGAAGGTTCACTACGGAGCAGGAAATTGATTACGTTATACAACGAATAAGAGACGTCGTGCAGAGTGTTCGTGCCGAAAAACTTCGTGTTCAACTAACACACTAACAACACATCATCACAACAATGAAACAGCTCGATTACGTTCTAAGCAACGAAAAGGAAGTGCTGGCGTTTATTAGAAGTTATTATCCAATGTACCATCTTTCGAACATCTTTTTCAGAGATGTGCAATATGGAATTCAGAAGATGTTTGAACGACGGGGAGAACGTTTGAACTATGCCAAGGCGGAAGAGGCTGCCCGGGCATTTGTCGAGAAGCTGGAAAGGAATAAGATCCTCAACAGAATCGACAATCAAAGCTGGGTTTTGAACTATCCGGAATACAAGAAGCCAACAGTAACTCCTGCGGCCCCTGCGAAGCCCGCACCGGGTGCTGCCCCGGCTAAATCGCCTGCGTCCACGACACCGCGAGCACCGCTTCCACCGCTGGGTGGCGCAAAACCGGCGTTGCCTCCGCTGAGCAGCGCGAAGCCTGCAGCCGGAGCAAAGCCTGCACTGCCTCCGCT encodes:
- a CDS encoding IscS subfamily cysteine desulfurase, producing the protein MKELRLPIYLDNHSTTQVDPRVVEAMLPYFSEQYGNAASKQHEFGWRAEAAVEAARKTIARLVGAEKSEIVFTSGATESINLALKGIAEAYLSKGNHIITASTEHKAVLDTCKRLEKYGFQITVLPVDQYGFVSIEDVEKAITEKTIVVSIMMANNEIGTLAPIRKIGEMCRKRNIIFHTDATQAVGKIPVDVKAMNVDLVSFSSHKLYGPKGIGALFVRNATPSLRVLPQIDGGGHESGLRSGTLNVPAIVGFGEAAKVAQAGMEDESVRTRNLRNRLENGILTQVPDSFVNGHPMSRLPNNSNITFRFAEADRIMMEMKDVAVSSGSACSSSESEPSHVLRAIGLSNEEAKSSIRIGVGRFTTEQEIDYVIQRIRDVVQSVRAEKLRVQLTH